In Cytobacillus oceanisediminis, the following proteins share a genomic window:
- the leuB gene encoding 3-isopropylmalate dehydrogenase has product MKKRIAVLPGDGIGKEVVKGAIEVLQAVGERFGHQFQFSYGKIGGSAIDAAGTPLPDETLELCKESDAVMLGAVGGPKWDRQPPHLRPEKGLLKIRKELNLYANLRPTQYYSSLSDTSPLKNEVIEGVDMLMVRELTGGLYFGKPSERTQQNGKDAVVDTLFYQKEEMRRVIKLAFELAGSRRGKVTSVDKANVLESSRMWREVAEDIAKQYPEVALEHMLVDNAAMQMIKNPKQFDVVVTENMFGDILSDEASVLTGSLGMLPSASISENGPYLYEPIHGSAPDIQGKNAANPIAMILSAAMMLRLSFGMEEEAEAVENAVNQVLEAGYRTRDIVSFGKKVVTTSEMIEEVKATLLDNEAILNIMGAYA; this is encoded by the coding sequence ATGAAAAAACGTATCGCAGTACTTCCAGGAGATGGGATCGGCAAAGAAGTGGTGAAGGGAGCAATTGAAGTCCTGCAGGCCGTTGGAGAACGGTTCGGACATCAATTCCAATTTTCATATGGCAAAATTGGCGGTTCTGCTATTGATGCAGCCGGAACTCCACTGCCTGATGAAACGCTGGAGCTTTGCAAAGAAAGCGATGCGGTCATGCTGGGAGCGGTTGGAGGGCCTAAATGGGACCGGCAGCCTCCCCACCTTCGTCCTGAAAAGGGTCTCTTGAAGATCCGCAAGGAATTGAATCTCTATGCAAATCTGCGGCCAACTCAATATTATTCCAGCCTTTCTGATACTTCCCCATTAAAAAATGAAGTAATTGAAGGTGTGGATATGCTGATGGTCAGGGAATTAACTGGCGGCCTGTATTTCGGAAAGCCAAGCGAGAGGACCCAGCAAAACGGAAAAGATGCTGTGGTAGATACATTGTTTTATCAAAAAGAAGAAATGCGGCGTGTCATTAAACTGGCCTTTGAACTTGCCGGAAGCCGCCGTGGCAAGGTGACTTCTGTTGACAAGGCCAATGTCCTGGAATCAAGCCGAATGTGGAGAGAGGTAGCGGAGGACATTGCAAAGCAATATCCGGAAGTGGCATTGGAGCATATGCTTGTTGACAATGCAGCGATGCAAATGATTAAAAATCCGAAGCAATTCGATGTTGTAGTAACGGAAAATATGTTTGGTGATATTTTGAGCGATGAAGCTTCTGTATTGACTGGCTCTTTAGGGATGCTTCCTTCTGCCAGCATTTCGGAAAACGGGCCTTATTTATACGAACCAATCCATGGTTCAGCACCGGATATTCAAGGGAAGAATGCAGCCAATCCTATTGCCATGATTTTATCAGCAGCCATGATGCTTCGCTTATCTTTCGGAATGGAAGAGGAAGCTGAAGCGGTTGAAAATGCTGTTAATCAAGTGCTTGAAGCTGGCTATCGTACAAGAGATATTGTTTCATTTGGAAAAAAGGTGGTTACTACTTCTGAAATGATTGAAGAGGTAAAGGCTACCCTTTTGGATAACGAAGCTATTCTTAATATTATGGGGGCTTATGCATAA
- a CDS encoding 2-isopropylmalate synthase, whose product MRTIKIFDTTLRDGEQSAGVNLNFSEKLEIARQLERLNVDIIEAGFPAASKGDFASVQKIAQTIKNCSVTGLARAVISDIDAAWGALKDGAEPRIHTFLATSPIHRQYKLKKTKEEVVETAVETVKYAASKFPIVQWSAEDATRTELPFLAEIIEQVIQAGATIINIPDTVGYTTPQEYGEIFQYLRNHVPSIDKVSLSAHCHDDLGMAIANSLSAIENGATQIEGTINGIGERAGNAALEELAVALYIRNNHYQASTRLNLQEISRTSSLISKLTGMVVPANKAIVGRNAFAHESGIHQDGVLKEKTTYEIISPDLVGFQSNSMVLGKHSGRHAFKNRLSELGLEVADEEANRLFTVFKDLADRKKEMTDDDLAAIVLEEKLSKEQRFYDLIGIQIQYGTNSVPTATVTLSGSNNEVIQEAGTGAGSIEALYNTLEKCLNGTANLLDYRIQSVGAGRDALAQVYVKLNYEGMETSGRGLAQDVLEASSKAYLNAVNRVIYMKEKAQAQAVEAN is encoded by the coding sequence GTGCGAACAATTAAGATATTTGACACAACCTTAAGAGATGGCGAACAATCGGCCGGTGTAAACCTTAACTTTTCCGAAAAGTTAGAAATTGCCAGGCAGCTGGAGCGCTTGAATGTTGATATTATTGAAGCTGGTTTTCCTGCAGCGTCAAAAGGTGATTTTGCTTCTGTACAGAAAATTGCCCAGACGATTAAAAATTGCTCGGTCACAGGCCTGGCAAGAGCAGTTATCTCTGATATAGATGCCGCATGGGGAGCATTGAAGGACGGGGCTGAGCCAAGGATACATACATTCCTGGCAACCTCTCCGATTCACAGACAATATAAGTTAAAGAAAACGAAAGAAGAAGTGGTTGAAACAGCAGTAGAAACAGTTAAGTATGCTGCTTCAAAGTTCCCGATCGTCCAATGGTCTGCGGAGGATGCTACCAGGACGGAATTGCCTTTTCTTGCTGAAATAATCGAACAGGTCATCCAGGCTGGGGCGACGATCATTAATATACCGGATACTGTTGGATACACAACACCGCAGGAATATGGAGAGATTTTTCAATATTTAAGAAATCATGTTCCTTCTATTGATAAAGTATCCTTATCAGCTCATTGCCATGATGACTTGGGAATGGCCATAGCTAATTCCCTTTCAGCTATAGAAAATGGAGCAACACAGATTGAGGGCACTATTAACGGGATTGGTGAAAGAGCAGGAAATGCGGCATTGGAGGAACTGGCGGTAGCCCTTTACATCCGAAATAATCATTATCAGGCTTCCACCCGTCTGAATCTTCAGGAAATCAGCAGAACGAGCAGCCTGATCAGCAAGCTGACAGGCATGGTGGTACCAGCCAATAAAGCGATTGTCGGAAGAAATGCTTTTGCACATGAATCAGGAATACACCAGGATGGGGTACTGAAGGAAAAAACAACTTATGAAATTATTTCCCCTGATCTAGTCGGATTCCAATCCAATTCCATGGTGCTTGGAAAACATTCTGGACGCCATGCCTTTAAAAACCGCCTGAGTGAACTTGGGCTTGAAGTAGCAGATGAAGAAGCAAACCGGCTATTCACAGTTTTCAAAGATTTGGCCGACCGCAAAAAAGAGATGACAGACGATGACCTTGCAGCCATCGTACTTGAAGAGAAGCTCTCCAAGGAACAGCGATTCTATGATTTGATTGGAATTCAAATTCAATATGGCACGAACTCTGTTCCGACGGCAACTGTTACCCTGTCAGGATCAAACAACGAAGTGATCCAGGAAGCCGGTACTGGAGCAGGAAGCATAGAGGCGCTGTATAACACATTGGAAAAATGCCTGAATGGAACAGCTAACCTTCTTGATTACCGCATTCAATCCGTAGGGGCAGGAAGAGACGCTTTAGCCCAGGTTTATGTAAAACTGAACTACGAAGGAATGGAAACCAGCGGCCGCGGATTGGCCCAGGATGTGCTCGAAGCTTCCTCAAAAGCTTACTTGAACGCTGTTAATAGAGTGATATATATGAAAGAAAAAGCACAGGCGCAAGCGGTAGAGGCGAATTAA
- the ilvC gene encoding ketol-acid reductoisomerase, protein MAKMYYNGDANAAYLNGKKVAVIGYGSQGHAHALNMRDSGVEVVIGLRKGKSWEKAEEDGFQVYSVGEAAAQADVVMILLPDEHQPKVYKEEIEPTLSNQALMFAHGFNIHFNQIVPPKECDVLLVAPKGPGHLVRRTYEQDAGVPALFAVHQDVTGEAKELALSYAKAIGSLRAGALETTFKEETETDLFGEQAVLCGGLTSLVKAGFETLTEAGYQPELAYFECLHELKLIVDLMYEGGLEGMRYSISDTAQWGDFVSGPRVVDARVKEEMKAVLKDIQEGNFAKGWILENQANRPVFNAVNQRENEHPIEQVGRELRKMMPFVNSSKKKEVVVSANN, encoded by the coding sequence ATGGCAAAAATGTACTATAACGGAGATGCAAATGCAGCGTATTTAAACGGAAAGAAAGTAGCGGTTATCGGATACGGATCTCAGGGACATGCGCATGCGTTGAATATGAGGGACAGCGGTGTTGAAGTCGTAATCGGCCTTCGCAAAGGGAAGTCCTGGGAAAAAGCAGAAGAAGACGGTTTCCAGGTATACTCAGTCGGTGAGGCAGCAGCACAGGCAGATGTAGTGATGATCCTATTGCCGGATGAACACCAGCCAAAAGTATACAAGGAAGAAATTGAACCGACTCTATCAAACCAGGCATTAATGTTTGCCCATGGATTTAATATTCATTTTAATCAGATCGTGCCTCCAAAAGAGTGTGATGTATTGCTTGTAGCTCCGAAAGGGCCAGGACATTTGGTCAGAAGAACATATGAACAGGATGCAGGTGTCCCAGCCCTGTTTGCAGTCCATCAGGACGTAACAGGAGAAGCAAAGGAGCTTGCCCTTTCTTACGCTAAAGCCATTGGATCACTTCGCGCAGGTGCATTGGAAACAACGTTTAAAGAAGAAACCGAGACAGATCTGTTTGGCGAACAGGCAGTGCTATGCGGAGGGCTGACTTCTTTGGTGAAAGCAGGATTTGAAACTCTTACTGAAGCTGGGTATCAGCCGGAACTGGCATACTTTGAATGTCTGCATGAGCTAAAACTCATCGTTGACCTTATGTATGAAGGCGGTCTGGAAGGAATGCGCTATTCCATCTCAGATACTGCTCAATGGGGAGATTTTGTCAGCGGCCCGCGGGTAGTAGATGCAAGAGTGAAAGAAGAAATGAAGGCAGTTTTGAAAGATATCCAGGAAGGCAATTTTGCTAAAGGCTGGATTTTGGAAAACCAGGCAAATAGACCGGTATTCAATGCCGTAAATCAGAGAGAAAATGAGCATCCGATCGAACAGGTTGGAAGAGAGCTTCGCAAGATGATGCCGTTTGTCAATAGCAGCAAGAAGAAAGAAGTGGTCGTCAGTGCGAACAATTAA
- the ilvN gene encoding acetolactate synthase small subunit has protein sequence MKRVICLTVMNRPGVLNRITNLFSKRNFNIESISVGLSEHEGMSRITCVVHVEDSSASEQITKQLNKQIDVIKVTDITDQSIVARELALIKVQAVPYTRNEIYSLIEPFRASVIDVSKDSMTVQITGESDKVEAFIELIKPYGIKELARTGTTAFPRGTQRTSQQSKSYSIV, from the coding sequence ATGAAAAGAGTCATATGCCTGACTGTTATGAATCGGCCGGGTGTTCTAAACAGAATCACTAATTTATTTTCCAAAAGAAACTTTAATATTGAGAGCATTTCAGTTGGCCTGTCCGAACATGAAGGGATGTCGCGCATCACTTGTGTGGTCCATGTTGAGGACTCCAGTGCCAGTGAACAAATTACAAAACAGCTAAACAAGCAAATCGATGTGATAAAAGTGACTGATATCACGGATCAATCGATAGTGGCAAGAGAGCTCGCCCTCATTAAAGTTCAGGCGGTCCCTTATACCAGAAATGAAATTTACTCTTTAATTGAACCGTTCAGAGCTTCTGTTATAGATGTCAGCAAGGATAGCATGACCGTTCAGATTACAGGTGAATCTGATAAAGTAGAAGCTTTCATTGAACTCATTAAGCCATATGGAATCAAAGAGCTTGCCCGGACGGGAACAACGGCATTCCCTAGAGGAACACAGCGTACTTCCCAGCAGTCCAAGTCATATTCTATTGTTTAA
- the ilvB gene encoding acetolactate synthase large subunit, whose translation MLQEAALTETKTETHPVTGADLLLRALEKENVEVIFGYPGGAVLPLYDKLYHSEILHVLPRHEQGGIHAAEGYARISGKPGVVIATSGPGATNIVTGLADAMMDSLPLIVFTGQVATGVIGSDAFQEADILGITTPITKYNYQVRSIEDIPRIVKEAFYIASTGRPGPVLIDIPKDIAAGVSDQPEEEKEVNLPGYQPTLKPNYLQIRKLTEAVSRSKKPVILAGAGVLHGRASKELKEYAEQQRIPVIHTLLGLGGFPADHPLFIGMAGMHGCYAANMGLTECDLLINIGARFDDRLTGNLQHFAPHATVAHIDIDPAEIGKNVPTSIPIVADAKEALEQLILQDGKPPAHKEWMETILRWQKEYPYFYDKESGRLKPQKVMEMLHSKTEGNAIVVTDVGQHQMWAAQYYRFNKADRWVTSGGLGTMGFGFPASIGAQLADPEACVLAICGDGGFQMSTQELAIIQEMNLPVKIIIFNNMALGMVRQWQEIFYESRFSHSKIPVQPSFVKLAEAYGIKGYVIQSEEEAEELLDEVLHNREPVLIDFRVDPDENVYPMIAPGKGLHEMAGVKP comes from the coding sequence ATGCTGCAGGAAGCTGCCTTAACAGAAACAAAAACGGAGACACATCCTGTCACCGGTGCTGATCTGTTATTAAGAGCCTTGGAGAAAGAAAATGTTGAAGTGATTTTTGGTTATCCTGGAGGAGCTGTTCTTCCACTCTACGACAAACTGTATCATTCAGAGATTCTTCATGTGCTGCCGCGTCATGAACAGGGAGGAATTCATGCTGCTGAAGGGTATGCCCGGATATCTGGAAAGCCGGGTGTTGTAATTGCCACTTCAGGACCAGGGGCCACTAATATTGTTACCGGGCTTGCAGACGCAATGATGGATTCACTTCCGCTGATTGTTTTTACAGGCCAGGTGGCAACGGGAGTCATTGGATCAGACGCCTTTCAGGAGGCAGATATCCTGGGGATAACCACTCCAATTACAAAATACAATTATCAGGTCCGCAGCATTGAAGATATCCCGAGAATTGTTAAAGAAGCTTTTTATATAGCTTCAACTGGCAGGCCAGGACCGGTACTGATCGATATCCCTAAAGACATCGCTGCGGGAGTCTCAGATCAGCCTGAGGAAGAAAAGGAAGTGAATCTGCCGGGATATCAGCCGACATTAAAACCAAATTACCTGCAAATAAGGAAATTAACTGAAGCAGTCAGCAGATCGAAAAAGCCTGTCATCTTGGCTGGTGCTGGCGTGCTTCATGGAAGAGCATCCAAAGAATTAAAAGAGTACGCAGAGCAGCAGCGAATTCCTGTTATTCACACACTCCTGGGCCTCGGCGGATTCCCGGCAGATCATCCATTATTCATCGGAATGGCGGGGATGCATGGCTGTTATGCAGCCAATATGGGACTTACAGAATGTGACTTGCTGATAAATATTGGAGCCCGCTTTGATGACAGATTAACAGGAAACTTACAGCATTTTGCGCCACATGCAACAGTCGCCCATATTGATATTGATCCTGCTGAAATAGGCAAGAACGTTCCAACGTCCATTCCGATTGTGGCAGATGCAAAAGAAGCTCTTGAGCAGCTGATTCTGCAGGATGGAAAACCACCGGCCCATAAAGAATGGATGGAAACCATCCTGAGGTGGCAGAAGGAATATCCATATTTCTATGATAAAGAGTCTGGACGATTGAAGCCCCAGAAAGTCATGGAAATGCTCCATTCAAAAACGGAAGGGAATGCCATCGTCGTTACAGACGTAGGACAGCATCAAATGTGGGCAGCCCAATACTACCGCTTTAATAAGGCAGACAGATGGGTGACTTCAGGAGGGCTTGGAACAATGGGATTTGGTTTCCCTGCCAGCATCGGAGCTCAGTTGGCCGACCCGGAAGCTTGTGTACTCGCTATTTGCGGAGATGGAGGGTTTCAAATGTCAACGCAGGAGCTTGCCATTATACAGGAAATGAACCTGCCGGTGAAAATTATCATTTTTAATAATATGGCCCTTGGCATGGTTAGGCAATGGCAGGAGATCTTTTATGAATCCCGTTTCTCTCACAGCAAAATCCCGGTACAGCCATCTTTCGTAAAATTGGCAGAAGCTTACGGAATAAAAGGATATGTCATTCAATCTGAAGAAGAAGCTGAAGAGTTATTGGATGAAGTGCTTCATAACCGCGAACCAGTACTTATCGATTTCCGGGTGGATCCGGATGAAAATGTGTATCCGATGATTGCACCTGGAAAAGGACTTCATGAAATGGCAGGTGTAAAACCATGA
- a CDS encoding metallophosphoesterase, translating to MKVLIVSDSHGLTSELSQIREMHPDMDLMIHCGDSELQADHESLRGYAAVRGNCDFEAAFPEDRIEEAGGIRFFVTHGHRYSVKSTLMNLAYRAREMEVDIVCFGHSHGLGAELSDGILFINPGSIRLPRGRNEKTYVILEARGKDVTLDVYDLSNGKIPDLTQNFSLVKSD from the coding sequence ATGAAAGTTCTGATTGTCAGTGATAGCCATGGGTTAACCTCTGAACTCAGCCAAATTCGCGAAATGCATCCTGATATGGATTTGATGATTCACTGCGGAGATTCTGAGCTTCAGGCAGATCATGAATCATTAAGAGGATACGCTGCTGTAAGAGGAAATTGTGACTTTGAGGCAGCTTTCCCGGAGGATAGAATAGAAGAAGCTGGGGGAATCCGCTTTTTCGTCACACACGGCCACAGATATTCCGTTAAGTCTACCTTAATGAATCTGGCATACAGGGCACGTGAAATGGAAGTAGATATCGTATGTTTTGGCCATTCACATGGTCTGGGAGCTGAATTGTCTGATGGGATATTATTTATTAACCCTGGAAGCATACGGCTACCCAGAGGAAGAAACGAAAAGACATATGTCATACTGGAAGCCAGGGGAAAAGATGTTACACTGGATGTGTATGACTTATCTAATGGGAAGATTCCTGATTTGACACAAAATTTTTCACTGGTAAAAAGCGATTAA
- a CDS encoding XTP/dITP diphosphatase encodes MQEVIIATKNAGKAREFERMFKPLGYEVKTMLDYPDFQDVEETGSTFEENAILKAEAVSKAFGRMVIADDSGLIIDALGGKPGIYSARYAGEEKNDQKNMDKVLDELESIPDHKRQARFYCALAIAAPGKITETAAGTCEGHILREKRGTYGFGYDPIFFAEAKGKAMAELMPEEKSQISHRANALKKLEELLPSFMAGAENS; translated from the coding sequence ATGCAGGAAGTTATTATCGCTACTAAAAATGCGGGCAAAGCGAGAGAATTTGAACGGATGTTCAAGCCTCTTGGGTATGAGGTTAAAACGATGCTGGATTATCCGGATTTTCAGGATGTAGAGGAAACAGGAAGCACGTTTGAAGAGAATGCCATTCTTAAAGCGGAAGCCGTTTCTAAAGCTTTTGGAAGAATGGTAATTGCCGATGATTCGGGGCTAATCATTGATGCGCTTGGAGGAAAGCCAGGCATCTATTCCGCCCGCTATGCAGGCGAAGAAAAAAACGACCAGAAAAACATGGACAAGGTTCTCGATGAGCTCGAAAGCATTCCGGATCATAAGCGGCAGGCTCGGTTCTATTGCGCTCTTGCAATCGCTGCTCCCGGAAAAATTACTGAAACAGCTGCAGGAACTTGTGAAGGCCATATCTTAAGAGAAAAAAGAGGGACTTATGGATTTGGCTATGATCCTATCTTTTTTGCAGAAGCTAAGGGCAAAGCAATGGCTGAATTAATGCCGGAGGAAAAAAGCCAGATCAGCCATAGGGCGAATGCTCTCAAAAAGCTGGAGGAGCTGCTTCCTTCTTTCATGGCCGGAGCTGAGAACTCATGA
- the rph gene encoding ribonuclease PH, with amino-acid sequence MRADGREPEQLRPIHIETDYLKHPEGSVLITVGDTKVICTASIDERVPPFMRGQGKGWITAEYSMLPRATEQRNIRESAKGKISGRTMEIQRLIGRALRAVVDLDALGERTVWLDCDVIQADGGTRTASITGAFVAMAQAMDKLYSSKKLTHYPINDFLAATSVGILKNKQAAVDLNYIEDSSAEVDMNVVMTGSGEFVELQGTGEEATFSYTQLQEMLGAAQEGISELFEFQKAALGEKITESIQGKREKLEGRS; translated from the coding sequence ATGCGTGCAGATGGACGTGAACCGGAGCAGCTTAGGCCTATACATATTGAAACAGATTACTTAAAGCATCCTGAGGGCTCTGTCCTTATAACCGTGGGAGACACGAAGGTGATTTGTACAGCAAGTATCGATGAGAGGGTCCCTCCTTTTATGAGGGGACAGGGGAAAGGCTGGATAACAGCTGAATATTCCATGCTTCCAAGAGCAACAGAACAGAGAAATATCAGGGAATCAGCGAAAGGGAAAATTTCAGGGAGAACAATGGAAATCCAGCGCCTGATCGGCCGTGCTCTCCGTGCAGTGGTGGATCTTGATGCACTTGGCGAAAGAACGGTTTGGCTTGATTGCGACGTAATCCAGGCGGATGGAGGGACCCGGACAGCATCCATTACAGGAGCCTTTGTTGCTATGGCACAGGCGATGGATAAACTATACAGCAGCAAGAAGCTTACTCACTATCCAATCAATGATTTTCTTGCTGCCACAAGCGTGGGAATTCTTAAAAATAAGCAGGCTGCAGTGGATTTGAATTATATTGAAGACTCCTCTGCTGAAGTAGATATGAATGTCGTTATGACTGGCAGCGGTGAGTTTGTGGAACTTCAGGGAACTGGAGAAGAAGCGACTTTTTCTTATACCCAGCTGCAGGAAATGCTGGGTGCTGCACAGGAAGGGATTTCAGAGCTGTTTGAGTTTCAAAAGGCTGCCCTTGGGGAGAAAATCACAGAAAGCATTCAAGGCAAAAGAGAAAAGCTGGAGGGGAGGTCATAG
- a CDS encoding GerMN domain-containing protein yields the protein MSLNKKTSIVSAVLVSSVLLSGCGLFGSQGKEKVDPPKAVSYTDEGESVAEETAGKETAENEEGVTANLKTELYLIDKNGYVVPQTIDLPKTNSVATQALEYLVENGPVTELLPNDFRAVLPADTKVSVNIKDKVATVDFSKEFQEYAPEDEKNILQSVTWTLTQFDSIDKVKLTLNGHELKEMPVNGTPVSSALSRANGINMDTTEVVDITNTKPVTVYYLGGDEENYYYVPVTKRVSNDMDNKVEAVVSELIKGPNYASNLVTDFLPDVELLEAPKIEEGKVTLNFNENVFSSFEEKMISKHLLNALVLSLTEQKGIESVAVTVDGKAEIVNEDGQKLSEPVTRPENVNTGSF from the coding sequence ATGTCTTTAAATAAAAAAACGTCTATAGTGTCAGCTGTGCTGGTATCATCTGTTCTATTATCAGGCTGCGGATTGTTTGGAAGCCAGGGGAAGGAAAAAGTCGATCCGCCAAAAGCAGTATCTTATACCGATGAAGGCGAAAGTGTTGCCGAAGAAACAGCTGGAAAAGAAACAGCCGAAAATGAAGAGGGTGTTACGGCAAATCTTAAAACAGAGCTTTACTTGATTGATAAGAATGGGTATGTCGTTCCCCAGACAATTGATCTTCCAAAAACTAATTCAGTTGCTACACAGGCGTTAGAGTATCTGGTAGAAAACGGTCCTGTTACAGAGCTTCTTCCTAATGATTTCCGAGCAGTCCTTCCGGCTGATACAAAAGTTTCTGTAAATATTAAAGATAAAGTTGCAACCGTTGATTTTTCAAAAGAATTTCAGGAATATGCTCCAGAAGATGAAAAGAATATTCTTCAATCAGTTACCTGGACACTTACACAATTTGATTCCATTGATAAAGTTAAGCTGACATTAAACGGACATGAATTAAAAGAGATGCCTGTGAATGGCACTCCGGTCAGTTCGGCGTTAAGCAGAGCTAATGGAATAAACATGGATACAACGGAAGTAGTGGATATCACGAATACGAAGCCGGTTACCGTTTATTATCTGGGCGGGGATGAAGAAAACTATTATTACGTGCCTGTCACCAAGCGTGTCAGCAATGATATGGACAATAAAGTTGAAGCGGTTGTATCCGAACTGATAAAAGGGCCGAACTATGCTTCCAATCTGGTGACAGACTTCCTTCCGGATGTAGAGCTGCTTGAAGCTCCTAAAATTGAAGAAGGAAAAGTCACATTAAACTTCAATGAGAATGTCTTCAGCAGCTTCGAAGAGAAAATGATTTCCAAGCACTTGCTGAATGCCCTTGTCCTTTCACTGACAGAACAAAAGGGCATCGAAAGTGTGGCGGTCACAGTCGATGGCAAAGCAGAGATTGTCAATGAGGATGGCCAAAAACTATCCGAACCTGTAACCCGTCCTGAAAATGTGAATACAGGAAGTTTTTAA